Proteins encoded within one genomic window of Dyadobacter chenhuakuii:
- a CDS encoding c-type cytochrome translates to MYTKKQWSKLPMTLAVLLAVGVFCGVMLSNRTAKHRPPGSKVDKIKLPEGFKAEHLYSPSEEKNGSWVSMTFDDKGRMITSDQYGGLFRLVLPPIGSTEKPKVEALKVEGDTAKVAMGYAHGLLYAFNSLYVMINNRESTKFPKGSGFYRLQDTDGNDQYDKITLIKPLKGEGEHGPHSIVLSPDKKSLYVVAGNFTDLPKMDSYRLMPNWKNDNLFPFIKDPRGHAADRHAPGGWIAKTDPEGKSWELVSAGYRNSYDIAFNEAGDLFIYDSDMEWDFGTPWYRPTRVCHATSGGDYGWRTGSANTSPAFADFLSPIMNIGQGSPTNLIYLNEARFPAKYKNTLLAFDWSFGIVHGLHLKPNGSTYSADHEEFLSGAPLPLTDGAIGPDGALYFLTGGRRLESDLYRVYYGDYKNIPAGANTVKPVLTAEHKQRTDLEKFHAVKDPKAVETSWPYLKSPDRFLRFAARLAIEHQPVAEWEQKVYAEKDPQTLIYASIALAREGDSTKVGGPILNGLTKIDYAKLNDLQKQALLRAVEVTLYRTGQPDAATKQAVIAYLNPKYPSPSALQNRFLSKILITLEAPKAVEKTLALIQKNEKFDDKDNEMVTASADLILRNPQYGLDLAGLLEKMPPQQQMFYAIMLSSAKTGWTPQLSEQYFKWFAKAFSYQGGRSYIGFIDKARQLALKNVPKDKVAYYNKLSGAELLTGTGNDLVKMYSPKGPGRAWKLDEAVALVQDSLANRDFDKGKMIFSAVLCNRCHVIQGEGNDVGPDLTQLGTRFSAKDMLESIIDPNKTISDQFGSVAYTMKSGESIVGRQINEDANAYYIAQNPFDSKTIRKISKKEVASTKMSTVSVMLPGLINGLNPNELRDLVAYLMSGGNKNNPIYTEASAPKGGK, encoded by the coding sequence ATGTACACTAAAAAACAATGGTCTAAACTTCCTATGACACTCGCCGTGCTGCTTGCAGTAGGCGTTTTCTGCGGGGTTATGCTCAGTAACCGAACTGCCAAACACCGTCCGCCGGGTTCAAAGGTGGATAAAATCAAACTGCCCGAAGGCTTTAAAGCAGAACATTTATATAGTCCTTCCGAGGAAAAAAATGGTTCGTGGGTTTCCATGACATTTGATGACAAAGGACGGATGATCACATCTGATCAGTATGGCGGTTTGTTCCGGCTTGTATTGCCTCCAATCGGCTCTACTGAAAAACCAAAGGTGGAAGCTTTGAAAGTGGAAGGCGATACTGCGAAGGTGGCAATGGGTTATGCGCATGGTCTGTTATATGCGTTTAACAGCCTTTATGTAATGATCAACAACCGCGAAAGCACCAAATTTCCGAAAGGAAGCGGTTTTTACCGGTTGCAGGATACAGACGGTAATGATCAATATGACAAGATCACATTGATTAAGCCATTGAAAGGCGAAGGAGAGCACGGACCGCACAGCATTGTGCTTTCACCAGACAAAAAATCGCTTTATGTGGTTGCCGGTAACTTCACCGATCTTCCGAAAATGGACAGCTATCGGCTGATGCCTAATTGGAAAAATGACAATCTTTTCCCATTCATCAAAGACCCTCGCGGACACGCAGCTGATAGACATGCGCCAGGCGGCTGGATCGCGAAAACGGATCCGGAAGGAAAATCCTGGGAACTTGTAAGTGCAGGTTACCGTAACTCGTATGACATTGCTTTCAATGAAGCAGGTGATCTTTTCATCTATGATTCGGATATGGAATGGGATTTCGGTACACCATGGTATCGCCCAACCCGCGTTTGTCACGCAACCAGCGGTGGTGATTATGGATGGAGAACAGGCTCAGCCAACACGTCGCCAGCATTCGCGGACTTCCTTTCACCGATCATGAACATTGGCCAGGGATCGCCTACAAACCTCATTTACCTGAACGAGGCAAGGTTCCCGGCGAAATACAAAAACACGCTCCTGGCATTTGACTGGAGTTTTGGTATCGTTCACGGTTTGCATTTGAAACCAAACGGTTCAACATACTCGGCAGATCACGAAGAGTTTCTGTCAGGAGCACCACTTCCTCTTACAGACGGAGCAATCGGTCCGGATGGCGCATTGTATTTCCTAACCGGTGGCCGCCGCCTGGAATCTGACCTTTACCGGGTGTATTATGGAGACTACAAAAATATCCCGGCTGGTGCAAATACAGTAAAGCCTGTGCTTACGGCAGAACACAAGCAACGCACAGATCTGGAAAAATTCCATGCAGTAAAAGATCCAAAAGCAGTAGAAACTTCATGGCCATATTTGAAAAGTCCTGATCGTTTCCTGCGCTTTGCAGCACGCTTAGCAATTGAACATCAGCCTGTTGCAGAATGGGAACAAAAAGTTTATGCTGAAAAAGACCCGCAAACATTGATTTATGCATCCATAGCGTTGGCGCGCGAAGGAGATTCTACAAAAGTAGGAGGGCCTATTTTAAACGGACTTACCAAGATCGACTATGCGAAGCTGAATGATCTTCAAAAACAAGCACTGCTTCGCGCTGTCGAAGTGACGCTTTACCGCACAGGACAGCCGGATGCGGCAACAAAGCAAGCAGTAATCGCTTACTTGAATCCAAAATATCCATCTCCGAGTGCTTTGCAGAACCGTTTTTTAAGCAAAATCCTGATCACTCTCGAAGCGCCGAAAGCCGTTGAAAAAACGCTTGCGCTGATCCAGAAGAATGAGAAATTTGATGATAAGGACAATGAAATGGTGACAGCTTCTGCCGACCTTATTTTGAGAAACCCTCAATATGGTCTTGATTTGGCTGGTCTTCTGGAAAAAATGCCGCCACAACAGCAGATGTTCTACGCAATCATGTTGAGCAGCGCCAAAACAGGCTGGACGCCACAATTGAGTGAACAATATTTCAAATGGTTCGCCAAGGCATTCAGCTATCAGGGTGGTCGCAGCTACATTGGATTTATAGACAAGGCGCGACAACTGGCATTGAAAAACGTTCCGAAGGATAAGGTTGCTTATTATAACAAACTGTCTGGTGCTGAGTTACTTACCGGCACCGGTAACGATCTGGTAAAAATGTACTCGCCAAAAGGACCCGGACGTGCCTGGAAGCTGGATGAAGCCGTTGCGCTTGTTCAGGACAGCCTTGCTAACCGCGATTTCGATAAAGGCAAGATGATTTTTTCGGCTGTACTTTGCAACCGTTGCCACGTAATTCAGGGCGAAGGCAATGATGTAGGACCAGATTTGACACAACTCGGAACACGTTTCTCGGCCAAAGACATGCTGGAATCAATTATTGATCCGAACAAAACGATTTCGGACCAGTTTGGATCAGTCGCTTATACAATGAAATCGGG
- a CDS encoding RagB/SusD family nutrient uptake outer membrane protein, translated as MKKRYIATWFLTFALAGCREEFLTVIPETALSYGIFFKTESDFQQAVNAAYVPFRQMYNERAWVLEEMHSDNTYYARNTLYGAVDATENVADFAVPTAGGVTANDNVLVQYRLNYQIIARANQILALIDGVDFAEDRKKNLKGQALFLRAFAYFDLVRLFGKVPLHLVPVVGREDAASPLASTEEIYAQIEKDAKEAGGLLLNKAKQEAGRATSGAAKTLLANLYITQKKWALAEPVLKDVITNDGYSLMPDYTNAFSTTTANKNNAESVFEIQYMEGSAGYNGNQIYRFIPSPISATEIAPLTGTSNPQATSQESNNIPTPDLIAAYETGDKRKDISIGYVTLSGSLAENKTYPYIKKYAKPHSLHNNTGQNWPVYRYSEVLLFMAETLNELGKPAEAATYLNQVRTRAGLAATKATSQATMREAIFKERRVELAFENKRWFDLTRTGRVKEIIGAYGAKVKANPQAYYFPKGAVPPPNAFTVLDDYYGLPAVEAALTPHF; from the coding sequence ATGAAAAAAAGATATATAGCGACCTGGTTCCTGACATTTGCGTTAGCAGGATGCCGCGAAGAATTCCTGACTGTTATCCCGGAAACGGCATTGAGCTACGGAATATTTTTCAAAACGGAATCGGATTTTCAACAGGCTGTCAATGCTGCCTATGTTCCGTTCCGCCAGATGTACAACGAACGTGCCTGGGTGTTGGAGGAAATGCATTCGGATAATACGTATTATGCAAGAAACACCCTCTACGGTGCGGTGGACGCAACTGAAAACGTTGCCGACTTCGCGGTTCCGACTGCGGGAGGTGTTACTGCAAATGACAACGTACTGGTTCAGTATCGTCTTAATTATCAGATTATTGCAAGAGCGAACCAAATTCTCGCACTGATTGACGGTGTGGATTTCGCAGAAGATCGCAAGAAAAACCTGAAAGGTCAGGCGTTGTTCCTAAGGGCATTTGCATACTTTGACCTTGTGCGGCTGTTCGGAAAAGTGCCGCTTCACCTTGTGCCTGTTGTCGGACGTGAAGATGCTGCATCGCCGCTGGCCAGCACCGAAGAGATTTATGCACAAATAGAAAAGGACGCAAAAGAAGCGGGTGGCCTGTTGCTGAATAAAGCAAAACAGGAAGCAGGCCGTGCCACTTCGGGTGCTGCGAAAACATTGTTGGCCAACCTTTACATTACCCAGAAAAAATGGGCTTTGGCCGAACCGGTGTTAAAGGATGTGATCACAAACGACGGCTATTCGCTGATGCCGGATTATACCAATGCATTCTCGACAACGACTGCAAACAAGAACAATGCAGAATCGGTGTTTGAGATCCAGTATATGGAAGGATCGGCCGGGTACAATGGTAATCAGATTTATCGTTTTATCCCTTCGCCAATTTCCGCAACTGAAATCGCGCCGCTTACGGGCACGTCAAACCCTCAGGCCACTTCGCAGGAAAGTAACAACATTCCTACGCCGGATCTGATCGCAGCTTATGAAACAGGTGACAAGCGGAAAGACATTTCCATTGGTTATGTGACTTTGAGCGGAAGTCTTGCAGAAAATAAGACTTATCCGTATATCAAAAAATATGCAAAGCCGCACTCACTGCATAACAACACTGGTCAGAACTGGCCCGTTTACCGTTATTCAGAGGTGTTGCTCTTCATGGCAGAAACGCTTAACGAATTAGGAAAACCAGCCGAAGCAGCCACCTACCTCAACCAGGTTCGTACCCGCGCAGGCCTTGCCGCAACAAAAGCGACATCGCAAGCAACCATGCGTGAAGCGATCTTCAAGGAAAGACGTGTTGAGCTTGCATTCGAAAACAAGCGCTGGTTCGACCTCACCCGCACCGGTCGTGTGAAGGAGATCATCGGCGCTTATGGGGCAAAAGTAAAAGCCAATCCACAAGCTTACTACTTCCCCAAAGGAGCCGTTCCTCCGCCAAACGCATTCACAGTCCTGGACGACTATTACGGTCTGCCGGCAGTAGAAGCAGCGTTAACGCCGCATTTTTAA
- a CDS encoding SusC/RagA family TonB-linked outer membrane protein has translation MNQSRQSSYCARLNSLIKLSLSQVLIGTACGISAVATPLFTPNPVFNNKNISVDKTIKGKVSDEAGEKVPGVSIVLKGSTTGTVTDAEGSYTINVPDAGGTLIFSSVGFLSQEVAIGSGATIDVTLATDSKALTEVVVVGYGSQLKREITGAVQTVSAADIKDVPVSQITQKLQGRLAGVQINQTTGKPGQGMSVRVRGQVSVSAGSDPLYVIDGFPITGNIGALNPDEIEDISVLKDAASTSLYGSRAANGVVLITTKRGKPGETNVGFTAYYGIQNVPKKGRVEMLTAQEFAQFKKELFEDENKAVPEAFKNPEQYANKDNDWYDAVLRNAPIQSYNLTITSNKDKLKTSLVAGIFNQKGVVVNNDYKRYSLRMNSEYDVSDKIQIGFNIAPQYIFDNTPRTDGDRGTGILFNALHTWPVMPIRDENGQLTKVNTFPEGTGNIFQYPNWVRAAEELTNENKNTKLLGNTYLVYSPIKGLKLRATLNIEYENNKFFFFNPSTATSNINVAIPTTAVSIRQSLENVGWLNENTAVYNRSFGDHNFELLAGYTQQRYRQDFTRIQADTYTDDRLPTVQGAININRGGTQTGANEWALTSYLSRLSYNYKGKYLFTAAVRADGSSRFGSDNLWGTFPSASAGWVVSDEEFLKNVRQVSFAKVRGSFGVIGNNNIGNYTQYALVNNTTNAVFGGNVATGAVVSSLANRNLGWETTKQFDIGLDLGLFNDRIQFIYDFYTKRTTNLLYAVQVPQESGFPFYNDNIGEIKFWGHEFSLTTRNLDGKLKWTTNANISFNRNKVMELAPGIDRVYGSFHITQVGQPFGQFYGMVKEGFYRSAEDLANSPIIPGRSAIGTIKLKDVNGDGTITYGGDADDRTIIGNPFPKFTYGIVNDLKYGNWDFSIAGSGSYGNELWVRHLYSTANLDGVFNMVAGVKDRFRVKNTTVNGIGVATTVISEGNGMYGATNNGGNYTGIERDWNSSHFVADASYFTIKNITIGYNIGKVNKFFKNARVYGSIQQVYVFTKYWGGPNPETSAQGDGNGDGGNLSQGVDFSNYPVPRTWTLGVNMNF, from the coding sequence ATGAATCAATCTCGACAATCATCCTATTGTGCCCGGTTGAATTCCCTGATCAAGCTTTCACTGAGTCAAGTGCTCATTGGGACTGCTTGCGGAATTTCGGCTGTTGCAACTCCGCTTTTTACGCCTAATCCTGTATTTAATAACAAAAACATTTCCGTTGACAAAACCATTAAAGGTAAGGTTAGCGATGAAGCCGGCGAAAAAGTCCCTGGCGTAAGCATTGTACTCAAAGGATCTACGACCGGTACCGTTACCGACGCCGAAGGATCCTACACGATTAATGTGCCTGATGCAGGCGGAACATTGATTTTTTCTTCGGTAGGCTTTCTGTCTCAGGAAGTTGCGATTGGTTCCGGTGCAACCATCGACGTAACCCTTGCAACAGACTCCAAAGCACTCACCGAAGTGGTTGTTGTAGGTTATGGTAGCCAGTTAAAGAGAGAAATTACAGGGGCTGTTCAGACAGTTAGCGCGGCAGACATTAAGGACGTGCCCGTTTCCCAGATCACGCAAAAACTGCAAGGACGCCTTGCTGGTGTGCAGATCAACCAAACCACCGGTAAGCCAGGGCAGGGAATGTCGGTTCGTGTTCGTGGTCAGGTTTCGGTTTCTGCGGGTAGCGACCCGTTATATGTTATTGACGGTTTCCCGATCACTGGTAACATTGGTGCATTGAACCCGGATGAGATTGAAGATATTTCTGTATTGAAAGACGCAGCCTCGACCTCTCTTTACGGTTCGCGTGCAGCCAACGGCGTTGTGCTTATCACAACGAAACGCGGCAAGCCAGGTGAAACCAATGTGGGATTTACCGCTTACTACGGTATCCAGAATGTACCTAAAAAAGGCCGCGTGGAAATGCTGACAGCTCAGGAATTTGCTCAGTTCAAAAAGGAGCTTTTCGAGGACGAGAACAAAGCCGTTCCGGAAGCATTTAAGAATCCAGAGCAATATGCAAACAAAGATAACGACTGGTATGATGCAGTTTTGCGCAATGCACCGATCCAGAGTTACAACCTTACAATCACTTCCAATAAGGACAAATTAAAAACGTCGTTGGTTGCGGGGATATTCAATCAAAAAGGTGTCGTTGTAAATAACGATTACAAAAGATATTCACTACGGATGAATTCTGAGTACGACGTTTCCGATAAGATACAGATCGGCTTCAACATTGCTCCTCAGTATATTTTTGATAACACCCCGAGAACCGATGGCGACCGCGGGACAGGTATCCTTTTCAATGCATTGCATACATGGCCGGTTATGCCGATTCGTGATGAAAATGGTCAATTGACTAAGGTAAACACCTTTCCAGAGGGAACCGGAAACATTTTCCAGTATCCAAACTGGGTGCGGGCAGCAGAAGAGTTAACTAACGAAAACAAGAACACCAAATTACTAGGTAATACATATCTTGTTTACAGTCCGATTAAGGGACTGAAATTGAGGGCTACATTGAATATTGAATACGAGAATAACAAATTTTTCTTTTTCAACCCTTCAACGGCAACCAGTAATATTAACGTAGCAATCCCGACAACGGCTGTTTCTATCCGCCAAAGTCTGGAAAACGTGGGCTGGCTGAATGAGAACACGGCTGTTTACAACCGCAGCTTCGGAGATCATAACTTTGAATTACTGGCGGGATATACCCAGCAGCGTTACCGTCAGGATTTTACGCGTATCCAGGCTGATACTTACACGGATGACAGACTTCCAACTGTTCAGGGAGCGATCAACATCAACCGCGGCGGAACACAAACCGGTGCAAACGAGTGGGCATTGACGTCTTATCTATCCCGTCTTTCCTACAATTACAAAGGCAAATATCTGTTCACTGCCGCTGTGCGTGCGGACGGTTCGTCGCGTTTCGGATCAGATAACCTTTGGGGAACATTCCCGTCTGCATCTGCGGGTTGGGTCGTATCTGACGAAGAATTTCTTAAAAATGTAAGACAAGTTTCCTTTGCGAAAGTACGTGGTAGCTTTGGTGTGATTGGTAACAACAACATTGGTAACTACACACAATATGCGCTTGTGAACAACACTACCAATGCTGTTTTCGGTGGAAATGTGGCTACTGGTGCTGTTGTATCATCTTTGGCAAACAGAAACCTGGGCTGGGAAACAACCAAGCAATTTGACATTGGACTTGACTTGGGTTTATTCAACGACCGGATTCAGTTCATTTATGACTTCTACACGAAGCGGACTACTAATTTGCTTTATGCTGTACAGGTTCCGCAGGAATCGGGTTTCCCATTCTACAATGACAACATTGGTGAGATCAAATTCTGGGGCCATGAATTTTCTTTGACAACCAGAAACCTGGATGGAAAGCTGAAATGGACAACCAATGCCAACATTTCTTTCAATAGAAATAAGGTAATGGAACTTGCACCAGGCATCGATCGTGTTTACGGATCATTCCACATCACACAGGTTGGTCAACCGTTTGGTCAGTTTTACGGAATGGTGAAAGAAGGGTTTTACAGGAGCGCAGAAGATTTGGCTAACTCGCCGATCATTCCCGGACGTTCAGCAATCGGAACAATCAAACTAAAAGATGTGAATGGCGATGGCACCATTACATACGGCGGCGACGCAGATGACCGTACCATTATCGGTAACCCATTTCCTAAATTTACTTACGGAATCGTTAACGATCTGAAATATGGCAACTGGGATTTCTCTATTGCAGGATCGGGCTCGTATGGCAACGAACTTTGGGTGCGTCACCTTTACAGCACGGCCAACCTCGACGGTGTATTCAACATGGTGGCGGGCGTAAAAGATCGTTTCCGTGTTAAAAACACAACAGTTAATGGAATCGGTGTTGCGACTACGGTGATCAGCGAGGGTAATGGAATGTACGGAGCAACTAACAATGGCGGTAACTACACGGGTATCGAGAGAGACTGGAACAGCTCGCACTTTGTAGCGGACGCTTCTTATTTCACGATCAAGAACATTACAATCGGCTACAACATTGGTAAGGTGAATAAGTTTTTCAAGAATGCCCGTGTTTACGGTTCAATCCAGCAGGTTTATGTTTTCACCAAATACTGGGGCGGACCTAACCCTGAAACCAGTGCACAAGGTGATGGTAATGGTGACGGTGGTAACCTGAGCCAGGGTGTGGATTTCTCGAATTATCCGGTTCCACGTACATGGACATTGGGTGTGAACATGAATTTCTAA
- a CDS encoding DUF1501 domain-containing protein, with translation MNTTWNRREFLQRASAATMAALAAGAPVSNILSSCKSISGPESSADTVILLWMAGGMAHTETFDPKLYTPFEKDMEGNRVLSTFKSVPTVLDGIHFSDGLQSIGKVMDKGTLIRSYVAADMGHILHSRHQYHWHTCYEPPQTVAAPHMGSWIAKELGPKNPVIPAFVDIGQRFTVGEAEELKAFHTAGFLGNEFGPFFIPDPSQGLESVRPPVGMDAKRFERRNQLYNELINNSPVGEFGSDYQRESLKRSMEQAYALLNSPESKAFDLSTEPKESYNIYNTGKFGLGCLLARRLTEQGARFISVTTEYEPFKGWDTHENGHTRLQEMKKQIDGPIAQLIKDLDKQGLLDRTMVVLASEFSRDMMVEGKPDAKVLEQVQQPDILSDLKFYGMHRHFTDGGSMLMFGGGIKKGFVYGKTADERPCKTIENPIKIDGVHQTIYHALGIAEDTQYEVEKRPFYTTPDGKGKAVMELLS, from the coding sequence ATGAACACTACCTGGAATAGGAGAGAATTTTTGCAGAGAGCGAGTGCCGCCACAATGGCAGCGCTGGCCGCGGGAGCACCTGTATCAAACATTCTTTCATCTTGCAAAAGCATATCCGGACCAGAATCTTCGGCCGACACCGTCATTTTATTGTGGATGGCTGGCGGCATGGCGCACACAGAAACTTTCGACCCGAAGCTTTATACGCCGTTCGAAAAGGACATGGAAGGCAACCGCGTGCTCAGCACTTTCAAGTCAGTTCCTACTGTTTTGGATGGCATCCATTTTTCCGACGGATTACAGTCTATTGGAAAAGTGATGGATAAGGGCACATTGATCCGCTCATATGTGGCGGCGGATATGGGACACATTTTACATTCCCGGCATCAGTATCACTGGCACACTTGCTACGAGCCACCGCAGACAGTGGCAGCTCCGCATATGGGTTCCTGGATAGCCAAAGAACTGGGTCCAAAAAATCCGGTGATCCCCGCGTTTGTGGACATTGGACAGCGGTTCACTGTCGGGGAAGCAGAAGAATTAAAGGCCTTTCATACGGCAGGATTTCTGGGCAACGAGTTCGGTCCGTTCTTTATTCCGGACCCAAGCCAGGGCCTCGAAAGCGTGCGGCCGCCGGTGGGTATGGACGCAAAACGGTTTGAGCGCAGGAACCAGCTTTATAATGAGCTCATCAATAACAGCCCGGTAGGGGAATTCGGCAGCGATTACCAGCGTGAATCGTTGAAAAGGTCCATGGAGCAGGCATATGCATTGCTGAACTCACCCGAATCCAAAGCATTTGATCTTAGTACCGAACCAAAAGAGAGCTATAACATTTACAACACAGGCAAATTTGGCCTGGGATGCTTACTGGCCCGCCGTCTTACAGAGCAAGGAGCAAGGTTCATCAGCGTAACAACTGAATATGAGCCATTTAAAGGATGGGATACGCATGAGAACGGCCATACGAGATTGCAGGAGATGAAAAAGCAAATCGACGGGCCGATTGCGCAATTGATCAAAGACCTCGATAAACAGGGCTTGCTTGACCGGACAATGGTGGTACTGGCCAGTGAATTCAGCCGTGATATGATGGTGGAAGGCAAGCCAGACGCCAAAGTACTGGAACAGGTGCAGCAGCCCGACATTCTTTCAGACCTGAAATTCTACGGAATGCACCGTCATTTTACAGACGGCGGCTCCATGTTAATGTTCGGCGGCGGGATCAAGAAAGGGTTTGTTTATGGAAAGACCGCAGACGAACGTCCGTGCAAAACCATCGAAAATCCGATCAAGATAGACGGCGTTCACCAGACCATTTATCACGCCCTCGGCATTGCGGAAGACACGCAGTATGAAGTAGAAAAACGACCGTTTTACACTACACCCGACGGGAAAGGAAAAGCAGTGATGGAGTTATTGTCATAA
- a CDS encoding DUF1549 domain-containing protein, which yields MMVHFPIGLLFVALILELIDWKRKSARLRDAVNIMTWIGVASAALSVTFGLLLSDAEQSQGETFEIHRWAGFITLGLAILATISLRNANRNIYRSLLFVTVFGVSLAGHYGAMITHGDDYLTSVMPSSVEPEQEQSNEDPADFVLTNNGALNPQQVQDLNVEVRTILAHNCYSCHGEAKSKGDLRLDSKDAIMKGGENGVVVVPDHPDKSEIIRRISLPKGDKEAMPTKGKRLTEREIKVLKYWVEKGALWPDGKQKSIYRVAALEPRTPVLPAASGDIVLPVDRLVNAYFQKNKIAWKPAVNDRIYIRRVYLDIIGLLPPPEKVEAFVADERPDKRELLAKELLNRSDDYAQHWMSFWNDALRNDYSGTGYITGGRFDITKWLYSSLQVNKPYNWFVKELISPVKGSEGFIKGIKWRGTINSSQRTEMQAAQNVSQIFLGLNLKCASCHDSFISDWKLADSYAFANIFADTLLEINRCDKPTGTIAGTKMLFPELGEISVNASTEKRLRELADFLVQPKDGRLYRTAVNRVWAQLLGRGIVEPVDMMDNMPWSEDLLDWLSSDFVANGYDMKKLIYTIVTSRTYQLPSSSVKEAADIMANDYKFTGMVRRRLTAEQFSDAISTAFNPMYADSAIVYKLLPKDIKKRLPFARAAFVKNDPFQTSLGRPNRETVSTSRTSQANLLQALELTNGSKFTNTLKEGSKIWKEKYPTSDSLVTALYQNALGRTPLAKELAAAKRILGPAPNEESIQDLVWAIALVPEFQLIY from the coding sequence ATGATGGTCCATTTTCCCATTGGATTGCTATTCGTCGCATTGATTCTGGAATTAATAGACTGGAAACGAAAATCAGCACGCCTGCGTGACGCGGTCAACATTATGACATGGATCGGCGTTGCAAGCGCCGCTTTATCCGTCACATTCGGTTTGTTACTGTCGGACGCAGAACAATCGCAGGGAGAGACATTTGAAATTCACCGCTGGGCCGGCTTCATCACATTGGGGCTGGCTATCCTGGCGACGATTTCGCTACGCAATGCCAACAGGAACATTTACCGCTCGCTGCTATTCGTGACCGTTTTTGGCGTTTCCCTGGCGGGCCACTATGGTGCCATGATCACGCATGGCGACGATTACCTTACCAGCGTCATGCCATCATCTGTGGAGCCTGAGCAGGAACAATCCAACGAAGATCCAGCCGACTTTGTGCTTACGAACAATGGAGCGCTTAACCCGCAGCAGGTTCAGGACCTGAATGTGGAAGTCAGGACGATTTTAGCTCACAACTGTTACAGCTGCCATGGCGAAGCAAAATCCAAAGGCGATCTGCGACTGGATAGCAAGGATGCTATCATGAAAGGGGGAGAGAATGGCGTTGTCGTTGTTCCTGATCACCCCGATAAAAGCGAAATAATCAGGCGCATTTCCCTTCCCAAAGGCGATAAGGAAGCCATGCCGACCAAGGGCAAGCGGCTTACTGAAAGAGAAATCAAAGTGCTTAAATATTGGGTTGAAAAAGGCGCATTATGGCCGGATGGTAAGCAAAAAAGCATCTACCGCGTCGCTGCCCTCGAACCGCGGACGCCCGTCCTTCCGGCCGCGAGCGGCGACATCGTACTTCCAGTTGACCGTTTGGTTAATGCATATTTTCAAAAAAACAAAATCGCCTGGAAACCGGCGGTCAACGACCGCATTTACATTCGCAGGGTTTACCTGGACATTATCGGTTTATTGCCGCCGCCTGAAAAGGTGGAAGCATTCGTTGCGGACGAACGGCCCGATAAAAGAGAACTGCTGGCAAAAGAACTCCTGAACCGTTCAGATGACTACGCTCAGCATTGGATGTCGTTCTGGAATGATGCCCTTCGGAACGACTATTCCGGAACGGGATACATTACGGGCGGCAGGTTTGACATTACCAAATGGCTCTACTCATCTTTGCAGGTTAATAAACCATACAATTGGTTTGTGAAAGAGCTGATTAGCCCGGTCAAAGGTTCGGAAGGTTTTATTAAGGGAATCAAATGGCGCGGGACGATCAATTCCAGTCAGCGCACCGAAATGCAGGCCGCGCAGAATGTGTCGCAGATTTTCCTGGGACTTAACCTTAAATGTGCGTCGTGCCACGACAGCTTCATCAGCGACTGGAAGCTCGCCGACTCTTACGCATTCGCAAACATCTTCGCCGATACATTACTTGAAATTAACCGCTGCGACAAACCGACCGGAACAATTGCCGGAACAAAAATGCTCTTCCCGGAACTGGGCGAAATCAGCGTAAATGCAAGCACCGAAAAAAGATTGCGCGAACTCGCCGACTTTCTGGTACAACCCAAAGACGGCCGGCTTTACCGCACCGCCGTTAACCGGGTCTGGGCGCAGCTGCTCGGCCGCGGCATTGTCGAACCCGTGGACATGATGGACAACATGCCATGGAGTGAAGACTTGCTCGACTGGCTTTCCTCGGATTTCGTTGCCAATGGTTACGACATGAAAAAATTGATCTACACCATTGTCACATCAAGGACATATCAGCTTCCTTCCTCATCCGTTAAAGAGGCAGCCGACATTATGGCCAACGACTACAAGTTCACCGGCATGGTGAGAAGAAGGCTCACCGCCGAGCAGTTCTCCGACGCCATCAGCACGGCATTCAATCCCATGTATGCCGATTCGGCAATCGTGTATAAACTGCTTCCAAAAGATATCAAGAAACGCCTGCCATTTGCCCGCGCTGCCTTCGTGAAAAACGACCCGTTCCAGACTTCACTCGGTCGTCCGAACCGGGAAACTGTGAGCACTTCACGGACTTCGCAAGCCAATTTATTGCAGGCATTGGAGCTAACAAATGGAAGCAAGTTCACGAACACATTGAAGGAAGGCTCGAAGATCTGGAAGGAGAAATATCCAACTTCTGATTCACTCGTCACGGCACTTTATCAGAATGCACTAGGACGGACACCACTCGCAAAAGAGCTGGCGGCAGCAAAACGAATCCTGGGTCCGGCACCAAATGAGGAGAGTATCCAGGATCTGGTTTGGGCGATAGCGCTCGTTCCCGAGTTTCAGTTAATTTATTAA